One genomic region from Planctomycetaceae bacterium encodes:
- the purH gene encoding bifunctional phosphoribosylaminoimidazolecarboxamide formyltransferase/IMP cyclohydrolase has product MHDQKIRRALLSVYDKTGIEQFAKALVDRGVEIISSGGTAKALQQAGIPVRFVQEWTGFPEMLGHRVVTLHPKVHGAILANRDDPQHKSDIEKYGLEPLDLVCVSLYPFEDAIAKPGATLADAIEMIDIGGPTLIRASAKNHKYVTVVTEPAQYEQVLGEMAAKDGAVSFALRQKFALKAFALTCHYDSIISAYLRQQTGEQFPDRIGFSFTKTADLRYGENAHQKAAFYVSPDACEPCVARAKLLGGKSISYNNYFDANGAIELVKEFDKPAVAIIKHANPAGCAVDDNLVEAYRKAYYGDVNAAMGGIIAVNRPVSEELAAAVVETYKRWGKDSGAGGFFAEIIIAPSFEGRSLEIIQSREGWGQDVRLLATGPLTGRRNAEKYIKYVVGGAIIQDRDLVGLNEQDWKVVTKRQPTPAEMDDLRFAWLVCKHVKSNAIVLAKGRTLLGAGAGQMSRVNSARLAGMIAAQYGGGGKVETAGCVLASDAFFPFPDSLDWARDAGAAAVIEPGGGKKDEDVIARADELGLAMVFTQTRHFNH; this is encoded by the coding sequence GTGCATGACCAGAAAATTCGTCGTGCGTTACTGAGCGTTTACGACAAGACCGGCATCGAGCAATTCGCCAAGGCCCTGGTGGACAGGGGCGTCGAGATCATCTCTTCCGGCGGCACGGCCAAAGCCCTGCAGCAGGCGGGCATTCCCGTGCGGTTCGTCCAGGAGTGGACGGGCTTTCCCGAGATGCTCGGCCATCGCGTTGTCACGCTGCACCCCAAGGTGCATGGCGCCATCCTGGCCAACCGCGACGACCCGCAGCACAAGTCCGACATCGAAAAATACGGCCTCGAGCCGCTCGATCTGGTCTGCGTGAGCCTGTATCCCTTCGAAGACGCCATCGCCAAGCCCGGCGCGACGCTGGCCGACGCCATCGAAATGATCGACATCGGCGGGCCCACGCTCATCCGCGCCTCGGCCAAGAACCACAAGTACGTCACCGTCGTGACCGAGCCGGCGCAGTACGAGCAGGTGCTGGGCGAGATGGCCGCCAAAGACGGGGCGGTCTCGTTCGCCCTGCGCCAGAAGTTCGCCCTCAAGGCCTTCGCTCTGACGTGTCACTACGACAGCATCATCAGCGCGTACCTGCGCCAGCAGACCGGCGAGCAGTTCCCCGACCGCATCGGCTTTTCCTTCACCAAGACCGCCGATCTGCGCTACGGCGAGAACGCCCACCAGAAAGCGGCGTTCTACGTCTCGCCCGACGCCTGCGAGCCCTGCGTCGCGCGGGCGAAATTGCTGGGCGGCAAGAGCATCAGCTACAACAACTACTTCGACGCCAACGGCGCCATCGAGCTGGTCAAGGAGTTCGACAAGCCTGCCGTGGCGATCATCAAGCACGCCAACCCCGCCGGCTGCGCGGTCGACGATAACCTCGTCGAGGCTTATCGCAAGGCCTACTACGGCGACGTCAACGCCGCGATGGGCGGCATCATCGCCGTCAATCGCCCGGTGAGTGAAGAGCTGGCCGCCGCCGTCGTCGAAACGTACAAGCGCTGGGGCAAAGACAGCGGCGCCGGCGGGTTCTTCGCCGAGATCATCATCGCCCCATCGTTCGAAGGCCGCAGCCTCGAGATCATCCAGTCGCGCGAAGGCTGGGGGCAGGACGTGCGCCTGCTGGCGACGGGTCCGCTGACCGGCCGGCGCAACGCCGAGAAGTACATCAAGTACGTCGTCGGCGGTGCGATCATCCAGGACCGCGACCTGGTGGGACTCAACGAGCAGGACTGGAAAGTGGTCACAAAGCGCCAGCCGACGCCGGCGGAGATGGACGACCTGCGCTTCGCCTGGCTGGTCTGCAAGCACGTCAAGAGCAACGCCATCGTGCTGGCCAAGGGCCGCACGCTGCTGGGCGCCGGGGCCGGACAGATGTCCCGCGTGAACTCGGCGCGGCTGGCCGGAATGATCGCCGCCCAGTACGGCGGCGGGGGCAAGGTCGAGACGGCCGGCTGCGTCCTGGCCAGCGACGCGTTCTTCCCCTTCCCCGACAGCCTGGACTGGGCCCGCGACGCCGGCGCTGCGGCCGTGATCGAACCCGGCGGCGGCAAGAAAGATGAAGACGTGATCGCCCGCGCCGACGAACTGGGCCTGGCGATGGTCTTCACCCAGACGCGACATTTCAATCACTGA
- a CDS encoding alpha-L-fucosidase: MAKPSSDYDKFRWFNEARYGMFLHWGLYSQIERGELIMHTEQIPVAEYEKLADTWTVRGNPARAWARLAKRAGMKYMVLTAKHCDGFCLWDTKMTPYNAVQRGPRRDLLAQYVAAARAEGMRVGFYYSFVDWHNPDCQAFNDSPAARRRFVEFTRGLIGELLSNYGPIDMLWYDAIWPFNARTLQSRRLDQLVRRLQPRILTNDRSWIPGDFTTTEGRIVPSDPGRNWEACMMTNDSWGYAARPSCDWICPRDILRMIRSVTGAGGNLLLNVGPKADGSLPAQAEPLLTAAGNWLAQNGEAVYGKMDRRREPLNDCWTHRGNTGYYWCTVCYPRGRFAIGAVERRVQSVTLLPGGKSLKFKQEGTRLIIENLPARNPDPIAQMPVLKIIFG, from the coding sequence ATGGCAAAACCATCTTCTGACTACGACAAGTTCCGCTGGTTCAACGAAGCCCGCTACGGGATGTTCCTGCACTGGGGGTTGTATTCGCAGATCGAGCGGGGCGAGCTGATCATGCATACCGAGCAGATTCCCGTCGCCGAGTACGAGAAGCTGGCCGACACGTGGACGGTCCGCGGCAATCCCGCCCGCGCGTGGGCCCGCCTGGCCAAGCGCGCGGGCATGAAATACATGGTGCTCACGGCCAAGCATTGCGACGGATTCTGCCTGTGGGACACGAAGATGACGCCCTACAACGCAGTCCAGCGCGGGCCGCGACGCGACCTGCTGGCCCAGTACGTAGCCGCCGCCCGCGCCGAAGGCATGCGCGTCGGGTTTTATTACTCCTTCGTGGATTGGCATAACCCCGATTGCCAGGCGTTCAACGACAGCCCCGCCGCGCGGCGGCGGTTCGTCGAGTTCACGCGCGGGCTCATCGGCGAACTGCTGAGCAACTATGGGCCAATCGACATGCTCTGGTATGACGCGATCTGGCCCTTCAATGCCCGCACGCTGCAGAGCCGCCGCCTCGACCAGCTCGTGCGCCGCCTGCAGCCGCGCATCCTCACCAACGACCGCTCGTGGATCCCCGGCGACTTCACCACCACCGAAGGGCGCATCGTGCCCTCAGACCCCGGCCGCAACTGGGAAGCCTGCATGATGACCAACGACTCCTGGGGCTACGCCGCGCGGCCGTCGTGCGACTGGATCTGCCCGCGCGACATTCTGCGCATGATCCGCTCGGTCACCGGCGCCGGCGGCAACCTGCTGCTCAACGTCGGTCCCAAGGCCGACGGCTCCCTGCCCGCCCAAGCCGAGCCGCTGCTGACGGCCGCGGGCAATTGGCTGGCCCAAAACGGCGAGGCGGTCTACGGGAAGATGGACCGCCGCCGCGAACCGCTCAACGACTGCTGGACGCACAGAGGCAATACCGGCTACTACTGGTGTACGGTCTGCTACCCGCGCGGCCGATTCGCCATCGGCGCCGTCGAGCGCCGCGTGCAAAGCGTGACGCTGCTGCCCGGCGGCAAGAGCCTGAAGTTCAAACAGGAAGGCACGCGCCTGATCATCGAGAATCTTCCTGCGCGCAATCCCGACCCTATCGCGCAGATGCCTGTGCTG
- a CDS encoding PQQ-binding-like beta-propeller repeat protein: MRRIVKLSVMIVLVGALAWAAQAAVKTPANRSTAPRTAPEGAAKAKAVLSDDVLAKADLAYYWKFRLDLDRGERIERVWRIDELMYCLTNQRKLIAVDARRGLPAWAQIIGTKETIFEPVHADGVTLRPKRAGMKEMLQPRTLPPVEPYNATFINTLSSVTVVNRSNGKLVKVFPLTYSSNAGGETDGTYFYGASTAGNYYGVRMDAEVNSWEMSTGDMINTPTRLVEGVVLVGSQDKTLTAAVGAAQRKRKWIRVFDAPITAPFHADRRGIFLGTQNGRIHVIDRSNGERMKVLDEQTKAFKDWGPIITKGEILDPIQVGQSTIFQYVRKDAFYAIGIDTVKPRWTNPDGRMVAAIFEGTVALLDKNKVLLMVNELSGKINVSLPMTGWDMIVPNTQIDAIFAASADGTVCCIRRKGAPALTEKMLNPNPVPGEKK, translated from the coding sequence ATGCGCAGGATCGTGAAACTCAGCGTAATGATCGTGCTGGTTGGAGCGTTGGCCTGGGCCGCACAGGCGGCTGTCAAGACCCCGGCCAATCGTTCGACCGCTCCGCGCACGGCGCCCGAGGGCGCCGCCAAAGCCAAGGCGGTGCTGTCCGACGACGTGCTGGCCAAAGCAGACCTGGCGTATTACTGGAAGTTCCGCCTCGACCTCGACCGCGGCGAGCGCATCGAACGCGTCTGGCGCATCGACGAGCTGATGTACTGCCTGACGAATCAGCGCAAGCTCATCGCCGTCGACGCGCGGCGCGGCCTGCCCGCCTGGGCGCAGATCATCGGCACCAAGGAAACCATCTTCGAGCCCGTGCATGCCGACGGCGTGACGCTGCGCCCCAAGCGCGCGGGCATGAAGGAGATGCTTCAGCCCAGGACCCTGCCGCCCGTCGAACCGTACAACGCCACGTTCATCAACACCCTCAGCAGCGTCACGGTCGTCAACCGCAGCAACGGAAAACTCGTCAAGGTCTTCCCGCTGACCTACTCGTCCAACGCCGGCGGCGAGACGGACGGCACGTATTTCTACGGCGCCTCCACCGCGGGCAACTACTACGGCGTCCGCATGGATGCCGAGGTCAACTCCTGGGAAATGTCCACCGGCGACATGATCAACACCCCGACGCGCCTGGTGGAAGGCGTGGTACTTGTCGGCAGCCAGGACAAGACCCTGACAGCCGCCGTCGGGGCCGCCCAGCGCAAGCGCAAATGGATCCGCGTCTTCGACGCCCCGATCACGGCGCCGTTCCACGCCGACCGCCGCGGGATCTTCCTGGGCACGCAGAACGGGCGCATCCACGTCATCGACCGCAGCAACGGCGAGCGGATGAAAGTCCTCGACGAGCAGACCAAGGCCTTCAAAGACTGGGGCCCGATCATCACCAAGGGCGAGATCCTCGACCCCATCCAGGTCGGGCAGTCGACCATCTTCCAGTACGTCCGCAAGGACGCCTTCTACGCCATCGGGATCGACACCGTCAAACCGCGGTGGACGAACCCCGACGGGCGGATGGTGGCCGCCATCTTCGAAGGTACGGTGGCGCTGCTGGACAAGAACAAGGTGCTGCTGATGGTCAATGAACTCAGCGGCAAGATCAACGTCAGCCTGCCCATGACCGGATGGGACATGATTGTTCCCAACACGCAGATCGACGCGATCTTTGCCGCCTCGGCCGACGGCACGGTCTGCTGCATTCGTCGCAAAGGCGCCCCCGCGCTGACGGAAAAAATGCTCAATCCCAATCCGGTCCCCGGCGAGAAGAAATAG
- a CDS encoding radical SAM protein produces MIWPWGSRRPVRVGSFVFEATRACNHSCLHCYNFWRGQIEAGPELDTVDTLVMLDRMIAQTGARLVTISGGEPLLRKDIFEIVDHLAGRKIAVNFLTNGTLLDEAAIECLGGGKVSLFELPLLSVQREVHDRLSGSPGAFDKLTLAIARLKSAAQRVVCVFVATRVNLPTWEQTIELAVALGADGIMFNRFNPGGAAVGLGNIEQLQASPEELSAAMDIANAAVEKYHIGISCSIPMPQCLFDHARWPRLSFGYCAAGTARAYYTLDALGNVRPCNHSPTVLGNIRTQTFKEMVQGAAMDAFAGARPPFCGGCKMELTCQGGCKASAELCGGDLSGCDPFLAAFSHQARKL; encoded by the coding sequence ATGATCTGGCCGTGGGGCAGCAGGCGGCCCGTGCGGGTGGGGTCGTTTGTCTTTGAGGCCACGCGGGCGTGCAATCATTCGTGCCTGCATTGTTACAACTTCTGGAGAGGGCAGATCGAGGCGGGGCCGGAGCTGGATACCGTCGACACGCTGGTGATGCTGGACCGGATGATCGCGCAGACAGGGGCGAGGCTTGTGACCATCAGTGGCGGCGAGCCGCTGCTGCGCAAGGACATCTTCGAGATCGTAGACCACCTGGCCGGGCGGAAGATCGCCGTCAATTTTCTCACCAACGGCACACTGCTGGACGAGGCGGCCATTGAGTGCCTGGGCGGGGGCAAGGTCAGCCTCTTCGAGCTGCCGCTGCTGTCGGTGCAGCGCGAGGTTCACGACCGCCTCAGCGGCTCGCCCGGCGCCTTCGACAAGCTCACGCTGGCGATCGCGCGGCTCAAGAGCGCCGCCCAGCGCGTGGTGTGCGTGTTCGTGGCCACGCGGGTCAACCTGCCGACCTGGGAGCAGACCATCGAGCTGGCCGTAGCGCTGGGGGCCGACGGAATCATGTTCAATCGCTTCAATCCCGGCGGGGCGGCGGTCGGGTTGGGCAACATCGAGCAGTTGCAGGCCTCGCCGGAAGAACTGTCGGCCGCGATGGACATCGCCAACGCGGCGGTAGAGAAGTACCACATCGGGATCAGTTGCTCGATCCCCATGCCCCAGTGCCTCTTTGACCACGCGCGATGGCCGCGGTTGTCTTTTGGATATTGTGCGGCCGGCACCGCGCGGGCGTACTACACGCTCGATGCCCTGGGTAACGTGCGGCCATGCAACCACTCCCCCACCGTTCTGGGCAACATTCGCACACAGACGTTCAAAGAGATGGTGCAGGGAGCGGCGATGGACGCCTTTGCCGGCGCGCGGCCGCCATTCTGTGGCGGGTGCAAAATGGAACTCACCTGCCAGGGCGGGTGTAAAGCGTCAGCCGAACTCTGCGGCGGCGACCTGTCTGGATGCGACCCATTCCTGGCGGCGTTTTCACATCAAGCGCGGAAGCTGTAG
- a CDS encoding sigma-70 family RNA polymerase sigma factor — protein MSATATGTTLGWYLEHIKNTPLLSAQQERDLARRVRDDSDAIAREEMIQANLRLVINIAKEYSSPGMTLADLVAEGNLGLLRAVEDFDPDAGVRFSTYAAWWIKQAIKRALINAGQPIHIPAYLAKLISKWRRTARRLEASFGRQPTLEEMAGTLRISAKKAQIVQQGLTAVTAPGQSAGDETQTLAEMLPDTRAESPDQSLLDASNAPLVKSLLARLEPREQRILELRFGLGRSDESPQLTYKEIGRLIGLTRERVRQLERQALQRLRALAQEVI, from the coding sequence ATGTCTGCCACCGCTACGGGCACAACGCTTGGATGGTATCTTGAGCACATCAAAAACACGCCGCTGCTCAGCGCCCAGCAGGAGCGCGATCTGGCGCGGCGCGTGCGCGACGACAGCGACGCCATCGCCCGCGAGGAGATGATCCAGGCGAACCTGCGCCTGGTCATCAACATCGCCAAGGAATACTCCAGCCCCGGGATGACGCTCGCCGACCTGGTTGCCGAGGGCAACCTGGGCCTGCTGCGGGCGGTGGAAGATTTCGACCCCGACGCCGGCGTGCGCTTCAGCACGTACGCCGCCTGGTGGATCAAGCAGGCCATCAAACGCGCCCTGATCAACGCCGGACAGCCCATCCACATCCCGGCGTACCTGGCCAAGCTCATCAGCAAATGGCGACGCACCGCCCGGCGGCTCGAAGCCAGCTTCGGACGCCAGCCCACGCTGGAAGAGATGGCCGGAACGCTGCGGATCTCGGCCAAGAAGGCCCAGATCGTGCAGCAGGGACTGACGGCCGTCACGGCGCCGGGGCAGTCGGCCGGCGACGAAACGCAGACCCTGGCGGAGATGCTGCCCGATACCCGCGCCGAAAGCCCCGACCAGAGCCTGCTCGATGCCTCCAACGCCCCGCTGGTCAAAAGCCTGCTGGCCAGGCTCGAACCGCGCGAGCAGCGCATTCTCGAACTGCGGTTCGGTCTGGGCCGCAGCGATGAAAGCCCGCAGTTGACGTACAAGGAAATCGGCAGGCTGATCGGCCTGACGCGCGAACGCGTGCGACAACTCGAACGCCAGGCCCTGCAGCGCCTCCGGGCGCTGGCGCAGGAAGTCATCTAG
- the secD gene encoding protein translocase subunit SecD, with product MNSKNLPLMFLIVLVAAAISLWSIFYGEGVRLGLDLRGGYKLTYEIQPGQDDEPNLSERVIGLLKRRIDPRGLANIEWRPLGQRRFEVRMPTGREESTAARQSYDEALKVLESGNIQRSQIVRLFNAPANEREALITRMASQNETLAKMLRELAQANDKAAAIRQRLDSAAGDQRKALNDELNVAQNNVESLTEKVMASNIRLRRLEQILNDYVSPRERDEGASSASELDARQKSFTRGVEELKRQYPLRAAQIESVVAAYQQWHNVRRFLEDPSDLKRLIAKTGVLEFRIAPYDPERLPPNEGLSADISLDEVKQLRQQLVTEGADAGRKRDDRWQWFRTYGGQKEFAGLIVGHDESGLQYVLLAGKAPNDTLLHSSGSEKDWELTSAREGYDNMGRRAVNFALDGRGAQKFAMLTGQNKNKLMAILLDDEVYSAPRIQSTISDRGQITGSFTQQDVEDLVRTLNAGSLPARINPEPVSESMFAPSIGKVNAEMGKQAAISGLIVVAVFILVYYLRGGLIANLALVLNMVFLLGAMSLMRAYLTLPGIAGVILTIGMAIDANVLIFERLREEQAKGLPVRTALKNAYGRAFSAIFDSNITTLLTCLILGWVGTEEVRGFAITLGLGITISMFTSLVVTRWVFQALLDLRLLTRPLRMMHFFGLPKFDWLSRRYAFWAVSGVFLIIGIVSIVREGKDLLGIELAAGTEAQITFKDDALLNGQLLTDDLVRKTFRNAIDKPAQSPATQAAADKTRGAFERLANASVVMNIAPNHIRTFLADHNLPQDKPVSKAMWEQSALNVAMFDKLDANGDGSLSEKELDRLPQTTYRISTTETHLRPIRDAVETAFGDAIITRKRLETQRVRGQVAPAINVPLSAEGLTKITPDLANQAAPEYRGRLLDYVDGVMFVVKLDPQTAPITISELAERIRSERLNADKDLQFNNTDVIGLVAGPKNTFREFAVLVRPADADIAWDTFAKGESQLLDLALQREEAIVATNFDPQVAGEAKALAIVAMVLAWIAIVAYLWLRFGSFRWGAAAVICLVHDVLITVGLVAASSWLYQTAFGRMLGIEPFKIDLTMIAAILTLVGYSVNDTIVIFDRIRENRGKLTTISPQIINLSINQTLSRSVLTSATTLMVVLIMYIWGGPGIHAFSYAMLIGVVFGTYSSIAIASPLLLGFKNLATRPAGVEVSQ from the coding sequence ATGAACAGCAAGAATCTTCCGCTGATGTTTCTGATCGTGCTTGTGGCGGCCGCAATCTCTTTGTGGTCTATCTTTTACGGCGAAGGCGTTCGCCTGGGCCTGGACCTGCGCGGCGGGTACAAGCTGACGTACGAGATACAGCCCGGCCAGGACGACGAGCCCAACCTGTCGGAACGTGTGATCGGGCTGCTCAAGCGGCGCATCGATCCGCGGGGCTTGGCCAACATCGAGTGGCGTCCCCTGGGGCAGCGGCGCTTTGAAGTGCGCATGCCCACCGGGCGCGAAGAATCCACCGCCGCCCGCCAGAGTTATGATGAGGCTCTCAAGGTCCTCGAAAGCGGCAATATCCAGCGCAGCCAGATCGTCCGCCTCTTCAACGCCCCCGCTAACGAGCGCGAAGCCCTGATCACCCGAATGGCCAGTCAGAATGAGACGCTGGCCAAAATGCTGCGCGAGCTGGCGCAGGCTAATGATAAGGCCGCCGCGATCAGACAGCGCCTCGACAGCGCCGCCGGCGACCAGCGCAAGGCACTCAACGACGAATTGAACGTGGCGCAGAACAACGTCGAGTCGCTGACCGAGAAGGTCATGGCGTCGAATATCCGCCTGCGGCGGCTCGAGCAGATTCTCAACGATTATGTCTCGCCGCGGGAACGCGACGAAGGAGCCAGCTCCGCCAGCGAACTCGACGCCCGCCAGAAGAGCTTCACCCGAGGGGTCGAAGAACTCAAGAGGCAGTACCCCCTGCGCGCCGCGCAGATCGAGTCGGTGGTGGCCGCTTACCAGCAGTGGCACAACGTTCGACGTTTTCTTGAAGATCCCAGCGATCTCAAGCGCCTCATCGCCAAGACCGGCGTGCTGGAGTTTCGCATCGCCCCGTACGACCCTGAGCGCCTTCCGCCCAACGAGGGGCTCTCGGCCGACATCAGCCTGGACGAAGTGAAGCAACTCAGGCAGCAGTTGGTCACCGAGGGCGCCGACGCCGGGCGCAAGCGTGACGACCGCTGGCAGTGGTTCCGCACCTATGGCGGGCAGAAAGAGTTCGCCGGGCTGATCGTCGGTCACGACGAATCGGGTCTGCAGTATGTGCTGCTGGCCGGCAAGGCGCCCAACGACACGCTGCTGCATAGTTCAGGAAGCGAAAAGGACTGGGAACTGACCAGTGCCCGCGAGGGTTACGACAACATGGGGCGCCGGGCGGTCAACTTCGCCCTCGACGGCCGCGGGGCCCAGAAGTTCGCCATGCTGACCGGCCAGAACAAGAACAAGCTCATGGCGATCCTTCTGGACGACGAGGTCTATTCGGCCCCGAGAATCCAGAGCACCATCAGCGACCGAGGACAGATCACCGGAAGCTTCACGCAGCAGGACGTCGAAGACCTGGTGCGCACGCTGAACGCCGGTTCGCTTCCGGCGCGGATCAATCCCGAGCCCGTCAGCGAGAGCATGTTCGCCCCGTCCATCGGCAAGGTGAACGCCGAGATGGGCAAGCAGGCCGCCATCTCCGGTCTGATCGTCGTGGCGGTCTTCATCCTGGTGTATTACCTGCGCGGCGGCCTCATCGCCAACCTGGCGCTGGTGCTCAACATGGTCTTCCTGCTGGGGGCGATGAGCCTCATGCGGGCGTACCTGACGCTGCCGGGCATCGCCGGCGTCATCCTGACCATCGGTATGGCCATCGACGCCAACGTGCTGATCTTCGAGCGTCTGCGGGAAGAACAGGCCAAAGGCCTTCCCGTCCGCACGGCGCTCAAGAACGCCTACGGGCGGGCGTTCAGCGCGATCTTCGACTCGAACATCACCACGCTGCTGACGTGCTTGATCCTGGGATGGGTGGGCACCGAGGAAGTGCGCGGGTTCGCCATCACCCTGGGATTGGGCATCACCATCAGCATGTTCACCTCGCTGGTCGTGACGCGCTGGGTCTTCCAGGCGCTGCTGGACCTGCGGCTGCTGACGCGCCCGCTGCGCATGATGCACTTCTTCGGTCTGCCGAAGTTCGACTGGCTGTCCAGGCGATACGCCTTCTGGGCGGTCTCGGGCGTCTTCCTGATCATTGGCATCGTCTCGATCGTCCGCGAAGGCAAGGACCTTCTGGGTATCGAGCTCGCTGCCGGCACCGAGGCGCAGATCACGTTCAAGGATGACGCCTTGCTCAACGGCCAGTTGCTCACCGACGACCTGGTGCGCAAGACCTTCCGCAACGCCATCGACAAGCCCGCCCAGTCGCCGGCGACGCAGGCGGCCGCCGACAAGACGCGCGGCGCCTTTGAACGCCTCGCCAACGCCAGCGTGGTCATGAACATCGCGCCCAACCACATCAGGACTTTCCTGGCCGATCACAATCTGCCTCAGGACAAGCCCGTCTCGAAAGCGATGTGGGAGCAGAGCGCTCTTAACGTCGCGATGTTCGACAAACTCGACGCCAACGGCGACGGGTCGCTGTCGGAAAAAGAACTCGACCGCCTTCCCCAGACCACCTACCGCATCTCGACCACCGAGACGCATCTGCGGCCCATCCGCGATGCCGTCGAGACCGCCTTCGGCGACGCGATCATCACGCGAAAACGCCTGGAGACCCAGCGCGTCCGCGGGCAGGTCGCCCCGGCGATCAACGTGCCCCTGTCGGCCGAAGGTCTGACGAAGATTACGCCTGACCTGGCAAACCAGGCCGCCCCCGAGTATCGCGGGCGGTTGCTGGACTATGTCGACGGCGTGATGTTCGTCGTCAAGCTCGATCCACAGACCGCCCCCATCACGATCAGTGAACTGGCCGAGCGCATCCGCAGCGAGCGGCTCAATGCTGACAAAGACCTGCAGTTCAACAACACCGACGTGATCGGCCTGGTCGCCGGACCCAAGAACACCTTCCGGGAGTTCGCCGTGCTGGTGCGCCCTGCTGACGCCGATATCGCCTGGGACACCTTCGCCAAAGGCGAGAGCCAGCTTCTGGACCTCGCCCTGCAGCGCGAGGAAGCCATCGTGGCCACCAATTTCGACCCGCAGGTCGCCGGCGAAGCCAAGGCCCTGGCCATCGTCGCGATGGTCCTGGCGTGGATCGCCATCGTCGCCTACTTGTGGCTGCGGTTCGGTTCGTTCCGCTGGGGCGCCGCCGCGGTCATCTGCCTCGTCCACGACGTGCTGATCACCGTGGGGCTGGTGGCGGCATCGAGCTGGTTGTACCAGACCGCCTTCGGACGGATGCTCGGCATCGAGCCGTTCAAGATCGACCTGACGATGATCGCGGCTATCCTGACGCTGGTGGGCTACTCGGTCAACGACACCATCGTCATCTTTGACCGCATTCGTGAAAACCGCGGCAAGCTGACGACGATCTCGCCGCAGATCATCAACCTGTCGATCAACCAGACGCTCAGCCGTTCGGTGCTGACCTCGGCCACCACGCTCATGGTCGTGCTGATCATGTACATCTGGGGCGGGCCGGGCATCCATGCCTTCAGCTACGCGATGCTGATCGGCGTGGTCTTCGGCACGTACTCGTCGATCGCCATCGCCAGCCCGCTGCTGCTGGGCTTCAAGAATCTCGCCACCCGCCCGGCAGGCGTGGAGGTGAGCCAGTAG
- a CDS encoding uroporphyrinogen decarboxylase family protein: MENLTTHERFKRMYAHQQADRVPIVDHPWESTLMRWQKEGLTTGWREHFGLDNVVAFGGDTSPRFDRVVIEETDSYIIERDAWGITKKNFKPTTSTPLDMEFAIHDPDTWAEAKKRLTPTRDRMPWDWIKTAFPQWRKEGAWIVGSCWFGYDIVNARMVGTENVLYGMADNPEWVKDMLDTLCDLGLELMEMAWQEGYHFDELQWYDDMGYRNGMLFSKAMWREIVRPYQQRTIDWAHSHGIVAQMHSCGNIMEIVPELVELGLDALNPFEVKAGMDILGVKRRFGDRLTMQGGFDVRNWESFEIAEAELRAKLPELKKNGGYIFGSDHSIPHHVSLDTMSKIVALVKDIGSY, from the coding sequence ATGGAAAACCTGACAACCCACGAACGTTTCAAGCGAATGTACGCCCACCAGCAAGCGGATCGCGTGCCGATCGTCGACCACCCCTGGGAGTCGACCCTCATGCGATGGCAGAAGGAAGGCCTGACCACCGGCTGGCGCGAGCACTTCGGTCTGGACAACGTGGTGGCCTTCGGCGGCGACACCAGTCCGCGATTCGATCGCGTGGTGATCGAGGAGACCGACAGCTACATCATCGAGCGCGACGCCTGGGGCATCACCAAGAAGAACTTCAAGCCCACCACCTCCACGCCGCTGGACATGGAGTTCGCCATTCACGACCCCGACACCTGGGCCGAGGCGAAAAAACGCCTCACCCCCACGCGCGACCGCATGCCCTGGGACTGGATCAAGACCGCCTTCCCCCAGTGGCGCAAGGAAGGCGCCTGGATCGTCGGCTCGTGCTGGTTCGGGTACGACATCGTCAACGCCCGGATGGTCGGCACCGAAAACGTCCTCTACGGCATGGCCGACAACCCCGAGTGGGTCAAGGACATGCTCGACACCCTCTGCGATCTGGGCCTGGAGCTGATGGAGATGGCCTGGCAGGAGGGCTATCACTTCGACGAACTGCAGTGGTACGACGACATGGGCTACCGCAACGGCATGCTGTTCTCCAAGGCGATGTGGCGCGAGATCGTTCGGCCGTACCAGCAGCGGACCATCGACTGGGCGCACTCGCACGGCATCGTGGCGCAGATGCACTCGTGCGGAAACATCATGGAGATCGTGCCCGAACTGGTCGAGCTGGGCCTGGACGCGCTGAACCCCTTCGAGGTCAAGGCCGGCATGGACATCCTGGGCGTCAAGCGCCGCTTCGGCGACCGCCTGACGATGCAGGGCGGTTTTGACGTGCGAAACTGGGAGAGTTTCGAGATCGCCGAGGCGGAGCTTCGGGCCAAGCTGCCCGAGCTCAAGAAGAACGGCGGCTATATTTTCGGCAGCGACCACAGCATTCCCCACCACGTTTCGCTGGACACGATGAGCAAGATCGTCGCCCTGGTCAAAGACATCGGCAGCTACTGA